Proteins from one Nitrospira sp. genomic window:
- a CDS encoding helix-turn-helix domain-containing protein, translating to MTPPSLDQLLQDPAKAAILPPQIAQALLIGLASLQPLLVQRALMGSADNASDEDLLTIGQVAARLKLSEYRAYELCRHGELKAVRLGKSVRVKPSDLHAYMAQHGG from the coding sequence ATGACACCACCGAGCCTTGATCAATTGCTCCAGGACCCTGCAAAGGCGGCTATCCTGCCACCACAAATCGCGCAGGCACTGTTGATCGGACTCGCGTCGCTTCAGCCGTTGCTGGTTCAACGGGCCCTAATGGGCTCAGCAGACAACGCGAGCGACGAGGATCTGCTCACGATCGGGCAAGTTGCAGCAAGGCTGAAGCTCAGTGAATATCGCGCCTATGAATTGTGCCGTCACGGAGAGCTGAAGGCCGTTCGACTGGGAAAATCGGTGCGGGTGAAACCGTCCGATTTACATGCGTATATGGCACAACATGGCGGTTGA